The segment ATATATTCTGCAGGAGAACGGACTGGTGAGTGAAAAGGATCCCGACATCATTACCAAAACAACAAAGCTGAAAACCGATCTCAAACAAATTCAGTTACAGCTCATCGATGTACCGCTTGAAGAGATCAACATTGAAGACCCTAAAGATGCCAACAAATATTTCGATGATCCAAAAGTGAACAGGAAGTATCGAAACAAAAAGAAATAAATAAAGAAGCCGATGAACATTCATCGGCTTCTTTATTGTTTGTGTACATTTTATTTACAATCCGTCTTCCGTCTTGTATCGATCAGGTACTGCACCTTCCATACTCCATTGATCCGAACAAGTTGAAACGAGTTTACGCCGCAATGGCTGAAGGTTCCTTTCAAATAAAATTCATACGGCGTCCATACACTTGCCAACGCACCATCAATATGAACTGCTCCAAAACTTATACGTTCATCAGCATCACCTTTGTTTGATTTACCAACAAAAGATGCGAACTGACTGATGTTATCAGTACGTATCATCGTTGCCCCTTCTTTTGTACGACTGATGGTTTGCAACACAGCCCATTCAGAGAATACATTTTTCAATGCAACTGAGTCAGCATTTTTCATCGCTGCAAATAAATTGTTAACAACAGCCTTTACAGAATCTTCGGTGCTTTGAGCAGAAGCATATGCAGCAAGCAATATTGTTAAATAAAGCGTAAGAACACATTTCATACCCGTTGTTTTTGGCATTTGGCAAATAGTTTGAATTACAAGTATAAAACATACCTACTATGCTAAACTTAAAATTCTACAAATGGTCAATAGCCCTGATGATGATCGTAGCAACTACTTCAGCATCGGCTCAGATATTTCCGAAAGCAGGAGATATTTTCGGCAACCGTACAAACCGCCCCGTTGTAAGACAGGATGGTAGCCGTCAATGGCCCGACGGAACAATTCAGTATCCGGAT is part of the Lacibacter sediminis genome and harbors:
- a CDS encoding nuclear transport factor 2 family protein; this translates as MKCVLTLYLTILLAAYASAQSTEDSVKAVVNNLFAAMKNADSVALKNVFSEWAVLQTISRTKEGATMIRTDNISQFASFVGKSNKGDADERISFGAVHIDGALASVWTPYEFYLKGTFSHCGVNSFQLVRINGVWKVQYLIDTRRKTDCK